Below is a window of Gilliamella sp. ESL0405 DNA.
TAGTCGTTTTAGTGCCAACGCTTCAAAATCTAAGCAAGCAACATCACGAGCAAGACAGATTGAAAAAATCAAACTCGAAGAAGTCAAAGCATTGAGTCGGCAAAATCCATTTATTCGTTTTGAACAGGATAAAAAACTTTTCCGTAATGCTTTGGTAGTGGAAAACCTTACCAAAGGTTTTGATAATGGCCCGTTATTTAAAAACTTAAATCTCATGGTTGAAGTGGGTGAAAAAGTCGCAATTTTGGGTACTAACGGGATAGGTAAATCAACATTATTAAAAACATTAATGGGGGAGATTATCCCTGAACAAGGCGATATAAAGTGGTCGGAAAATGCCAATATTGGCTATTATGCCCAAGATCATGAATATGAGTTTGAAGAAGATTTAACTGTATTTGACTGGATGAGTCAGTGGAAACAACCCAACGATGATGAGCAAGCCGTTCGCAGTATTTTGGGCCGACTACTGTTTTCTCAAGACGATATTAAAAAACAAGTTAAAGTGCTTTCCGGTGGTGAAAAAGGCCGTATGCTATTTGGTAAATTGATGATGCAACGTCCAAATATCATTGTCATGGACGAACCAACAAATCATTTGGATATGGAATCGATCGAATCATTAAATATGGCATTAGAGCTATATCAAGGAACTTTATTTTTTGTGTCGCACGACCGTGAATTTGTTAGCTCATTAGCAACTCGTATTGTTGAAATAACGCCGGAAAAAGTGATTGATTATACCGGTAATTATGAAGATTACTTGCGCAGCCAAGGGATCGAATAAAGATATCGTCTGATTAATAAAATAGCCACATCTGTGGCTATTTTTTAGGTTAATTATGTTTAGATAAATTAAAACTCTAACTCATCCCACCAAATATCTATTAATGGACTGGTTTTAACATTTTTAAGCCCATGGCTTTCAAGCCATTTTGTGACAACGTCACGATTTTCTTCGGTACAATTACCCAATTTTTGAGTACAAATGATACCTTTCCAATTTAAATATCCACTACCTTCGTAAGCCAAACCGTTTGCTTGTATCGCTTCAATGATAAATTGATCGACAACGTTATCAATAGTTTCTTCGCTAGTGCCTTCGTCAAATGTCCAACTGACAGTAAAACCTAGCTCTTTAAACTCTTCAATATGTAATTTTTTTCTTAAACGACGACTGCGATTAACCTTAGCCATAATGATATCCTTCTACTTTAGATAATTTAGTTAGTTTTAGAATATGTATGATGACTAGATTGCTTCATACTATTCTGGTTATTTTTAGAAGTTCGTGTTTGACTAACACGTCTTCTTTTTGCCGGAACCTGTTTGGCTGTCGCTTTTTTTACTGGTTCGGCTTTAATTCGAGGATCAACTTCAAATCCTTGAGTAAAAATTTCCGGGATTGTTTTTTTAATCAATTTCTCAATTGATTTTAATTGAGGAAGCTCATCAATACAAACTAATGATATTGCCTGACCCTGATTTAATGCCCGCCCTGTTCTACCAATACGATGTACATAATCTTCTGCTACTTGTGGCAATTCATAATTGACTACATGAGGCAATAGTTCAATATCCAACCCTCTCGCAGCTATATCGGTAGCAACGAGTGCTCGTATTTGTCCCGATTTAAAGTCCGCTAAGGCTTTGGTTCTAGCCCCTTGACTTTTATTACCATGAATCGCAGAAGCTTTAATACCATCTTTAGTTAACTGTTCGGCAAGATGATTAGCTCCATATTTAGTACGCGTAAAAATTAACACCTGCTGCCATTGGTTTTTGCCAATCAAATAAGAAAGAAGTTCACGTTTACGCCGTTTATCAACCCGATGAATATATTGAGTAATTTGCTCAGATGCACTATTAGTTTTTGCTACAGCGATCGATTCGGGCGAATGTAAAATTGTATTTGCTAATGATTTAATTTCATCTGAAAATGTCGCTGAAAACAGTAAGTTTTGGCGCTTTTTGGGTAATTTTGCAATCACTCGTCGAATATCATGAATAAAGCCCATATCAAGCATACGATCAGCTTCATCCAGTACTAACATTTTAACAGTTGAAAGGTCAACCGCATTTTGTTGAACCAAATCAAGCAACCGTCCAGGAGTGGCAATTAAAATATCAACTCCTCCTCGAAGTTTCATCATTTGTGGATTAATACTTACCCCACCAAATACCACCAACGAACGCACCGCTAAATAGCGGCTATAATCACGAATATTTTCGCCAATTTGCGCAGCAAGTTCCCTTGTTGGCGCTAAGATCAAGGCATACAACGGGCGTTTACCTTTTCTACCTGTCGTTCTTTGTGGTGCATTATTTTGTTGCTCAACTAACTTTTGTAAAATGGGTAATGCAAAGCCTGCTGTCTTACCTGTTCCTGTTTGTGCACTAGCCATAAGATCATTACCTGATAAGATAACTGGAATGGCTTTTTGTTGGATTGGAGTGGGATGGGTATAGTTTTGTTCTTTTACTGCTTTTAAAATCTCGACATTTAAGCCAAGAGAGTCAAATGACATGAAATGATTCCTAAATAAACGAAAATTGAATTGTCGAAAATTATTATAAAACAATTCGACTATAATTGTTTGATTATTTACCGATACTGATTGAAAACATTGTGTATCAAACAATAACAGTCGAAAAGATAAGACTATTTTTTGTAACGATTACTTCGCTTTAACTCAATAAATAGCAATTTATAAAAAATGAACACCCTGATTTTTAAAATGTTTTTTATAAAAAACCAGCTAAATGATATTTATTATCATTTCCATTTATGCTACTATCTCGCACCCAATTGTAATTGATTAATGGACTATGTATGCTTTTTAATTTCAGCCGTACAAAAAAAATACTAATAGCGTTAATTTTAACGACCGTTAGTATTAACTGCTTTGCTAAAGATGATATCACTTTTGCAAACTTTCGTGATATTCGTGATTTAAACCCTCATCTCTATTCCGGTGAAATGTGGGCACAAAACATGCTTTATGAATCTTTAGTACACTACAATGAAGATGGTACATTCTCGCCTTGGTTAGCTGAGAGTTGGACAATTACCAATCAAGGTAAAACCTATACTTTCAAATTGAGACAAGATGTCACCTTTAGTGATGGTGCAAAATTCGATGCACATAGCGCAAAACTTAACTGGGATGCTGTACTATCGAATAAAGTTCGTCATACATGGCTTGAAATGGTGCGTTTAATTACCGATATAAAAGCAATAGATGATTATACGTTGCAGGTGAATCTATCCGAACCTTATTATCCATTTTTGATTGAAATTGCAGTGACACGCCCTATGCGTTTTATTTCCCCAAATTCAATGAAAAACGGTGAAACCAAAGATGGAGTTAACGCTTATATCGGAACTGGTCCTTATGTATTAACTGATCATAAAAAAGATCAGTATGCCATATTTACCGCTAATCCGACTTATTGGGGCAATAAGCCGCAAATCAAAAAAGTCACCATGAAAGTAATTGCTGATAATCAGAGTCGCTTAATGGCACTGGAAAAAGGTGAAATTGATCTCATTTATGGTAAAAACATGGTTGATGCTGATTCTTATGAGCGGTTTTCCAAAATGGATAAGTTTCAGACATTAATGTCTAAGCCTGTTTCAAGCCGTATTGTTTTAATGAATACCACAAGACCAGCTTTAAGTGATATCCATGTAAGACAAGCTATTGAGCATATCATTAGTAAAAAAGATATATCGGAAGGTATATTTAACAATAGTGAGGCGCCAGCTGATACCTTAATGGCAACAAATATACCTTATGCCAATCTAGGGCTGAAACCGTATGAGTATAATCCTAAATTAGCTGAACAATTACTTGATCAGGCTGGTTGGGTTAAGGCAAACGGTGAAAATTACCGTCAAAAAGATGGCAAACCTTTTGAAATTACCCTTTACTATGATAGTAATACTGCGTCACAAAAAACCATTGCACAATACATGCAAGACGAATTTGAGCAAGTTGGATTAAAGCTCAATATTCATGGCGAGGAAGAACAAGGCTATCGTGATCGTCAAAAAGCCGGCGATTTTGATATGGTGTTTGATATCTCATGGGGAATGCCTTATGACCCTCAATCATTCCTATCTGGCATGAAACTTCCGGTTTACGGCGACTATATGGCACAACAAGGATTAAAAGACAAACCTCAGATCGATGCCAGTATTAGTAAAGCGCTGATTTCGACTGATGAGCAAGAACGTCAAAACTTGTATCGTTATGTACTGCAAACCCTGCATGATCAAGCGGTTTATATCCCACTAACATATGAACGAAATCGTGCTATTGCAGTAAAATCATTAAAAGGGATCGAATTTGCACCTTCACAGTTTGATATACCATTTGAAAAAATGCACTATTAATCTACTGGTTTTATTGATCAATTAGCATGTTAAGTTATATCTTAAAACGTTTAATAATGATGATACCAATTTTATTTGGTATCTCATTTATCGCTTTTTTACTTATCAATTTAGCGCCTTCCGATCCTGCTGAAGTTGCTTTGCGTCTTAATGAAATCATGCCAACACCCGATGCTATTGAAAGTATGCGAGAGGAACTCGGATTAAATAAACCTTTTTGGAATCGTTACTTTACCTGGCTATATAACGTCTTTCACCTTGATTTTGGGCGTTCGTTTATACATCGTGACAGATTAGTTTGGGATGAAATGTTACGTAGCCTAGTTCCAACAGTTGTTTTAGCCATTTCGTCTTTTATCTTTACATTGATTGTAAGTGTTATTTTAGGCGTATTATGTGCTATTTTCGCCAATTCGGTATTCGATCATATTGTACGGATAATCATATTTTTAGGTACCGCTATGCCAAGTTATTGGCTTGGTCTGCTTTTTATCTGGTTGTTTGCCAATTATTTAGATCTTTTACCCACTAACGGCTATGGCACATGGCAAAATTTAATTTTGCCAACTTTAACATTATCTTTCGTTTATATCTCAACCTACGTCCGATTTATTCGTAATAATATGCTCGAAAATATGCATAACTACAGCGTATTTTATGCACGTAGCCGAGGCTTGAAAGAACGCTCAATTATTTTAAAACATGTCTTAGTTAATTCATTACATACCACCATAACGGCATTAGGTATGACAATTCCCCAATTAATAGCGGGATCTTTTGTTGTGGAATATATTTTTTCATGGCCGGGGCTTGGACGTTTGTGTATTTCAGCCATTATGAATCGAGATTATCCGGTTATCCAAGCTTATATTTTAATTATGGCGATTTTATTTGTGGTGTGTAATTTCATTGTTGATGTCGTTCATCAATTGCTCGATCCTCGTTTACGAGATAGTGGTGGTATCAGATGATTATACTAAAGCAACTTATCAAAAATAAAACGGCTTTGTGTTGTATCGTTTTGATTACTTTAATCATTATTCTTGGGATTTTAGCACCCTATATTGCCCCATTTGATCCGAATAAAGTTCGTATAGTGCGTAAATATGCTAGCATGTCTGGCGAACATTGGCTGGGCTGTGACCATTTAGGACGAGACATTTTTTCTCGTTTACTTTATGGTATCCGCTCTACCCTATTTTTATCACTGCTTACGATGATAATCACCATTGTCATTGGTACCGTTATTGGTCTGATTTCAGGTTATCAACGTGGTAAGCTTGATGAATGCATTATGCGCCTTTGTGATGTTATGCTGTCTTTTCCTAGTCAAGTGATGATTCTGGCCATAGTTGGGGTGCTAGGAGTTGGAATTGAAAATGTTATTATTGCTAATATTGTCGTTAAATGGGCTTGGTATAGTCGTATGATACGAAGTTCGGTAATCAAACACAGTCGAAAAAATTATATTCTTTTTTCACGAGCCATTGGCGCATCCAATACCTTCATCATACGCCGTCATTTATTGCCAAATATTATGTCTGAATTGGTGGTATTAGCAACTTTAGATACTGGTTGGGTTATTTTAAATATTTCGGCGTTATCGTTCATCGGATTGGGGGTTCAAGCCCCTACGGCTGAATGGGGGCTTATGTTGAGCGAGGCAAAAAATGTGATGATCCAACACCCAATGCAAATGGTTTTTCCCGGAATAGCTATTTTAATTGTGGTGGCAGCCTTTAATATGTTAGGCGACTGTTTAAGAGATATTCTCGATCCAAAGGACAAATCAAATGAGTCATAAATTACTTGAGATCAAGGATCTTAACGTAACCCTTAGTAATGGCAAAACGCTATTAGATAATCTATCTTTTAGTATAGATCATTATCAATGCATGGGTATTGTGGGTGAAAGTGGAAGCGGTAAAAGCTTAACATGTAAAGCAATTATAGGCTTGTTAGAACCCTATTTTCGAGTTAAGGGCGAAGTTTTATTTTCTCCAAAACAAAAAAATAGACATTTTTCATCAAGTGCTGATCTATTGAAACAACGTAAAGAAGTATTACGTAATATTCGTGGCAACACTATTTCAGTTATCCTACAGCACCCGATGAATGCTTTTGATCCACTTTATTGTATTGGCAAGCAAGTTGTTGAAACGCTACTTGCTCACCGTAAAATGACTAAAAGTGAAGCAATTAATAAAACCCTATGCATGATTGAAACCATCGGTTTAGATAATTCTAAGATAATTTACAACAAGTATCCACATCAATTAAGTGGTGGCATGCTGCAAAGAATTATGATCGGAATTGCTCTAATGCTAGAACCCGAGCTTATTATTGCCGATGAGCCGACAACGGCTTTAGACTCGATTAGTCAATATCATATCCTTAAGATGTTTGAACAAATTAAGCAACAATCAAAAACAGCCATGATCTTTATTTCACATGATTTAGGTGTGATTCATCATATAGCAGATCAAATCATTGTAATGAAAGACGGCGCTCTTGTTGAACAGGGAACGCGAGATGAGATTTTTTATCATGCTAAAAATCAATATACCCAGTACTTAATCAATGCTCGAAAACAATTAGTAACAAAATTCAACGCTGCAGTTAAGCCTAAACCTCTTAATGTTAGCTTGGAGAGCATTTAAATGACCGTTTTACTACAAGTTGAAAATTTAAACAAATCATTTGTCCAACCCGATCAAGGATTATTTAGTCGAAAAAAAA
It encodes the following:
- a CDS encoding YggL family protein, which encodes MAKVNRSRRLRKKLHIEEFKELGFTVSWTFDEGTSEETIDNVVDQFIIEAIQANGLAYEGSGYLNWKGIICTQKLGNCTEENRDVVTKWLESHGLKNVKTSPLIDIWWDELEF
- the rhlE gene encoding ATP-dependent RNA helicase RhlE: MSFDSLGLNVEILKAVKEQNYTHPTPIQQKAIPVILSGNDLMASAQTGTGKTAGFALPILQKLVEQQNNAPQRTTGRKGKRPLYALILAPTRELAAQIGENIRDYSRYLAVRSLVVFGGVSINPQMMKLRGGVDILIATPGRLLDLVQQNAVDLSTVKMLVLDEADRMLDMGFIHDIRRVIAKLPKKRQNLLFSATFSDEIKSLANTILHSPESIAVAKTNSASEQITQYIHRVDKRRKRELLSYLIGKNQWQQVLIFTRTKYGANHLAEQLTKDGIKASAIHGNKSQGARTKALADFKSGQIRALVATDIAARGLDIELLPHVVNYELPQVAEDYVHRIGRTGRALNQGQAISLVCIDELPQLKSIEKLIKKTIPEIFTQGFEVDPRIKAEPVKKATAKQVPAKRRRVSQTRTSKNNQNSMKQSSHHTYSKTN
- the nikA gene encoding nickel ABC transporter substrate-binding protein, yielding MLFNFSRTKKILIALILTTVSINCFAKDDITFANFRDIRDLNPHLYSGEMWAQNMLYESLVHYNEDGTFSPWLAESWTITNQGKTYTFKLRQDVTFSDGAKFDAHSAKLNWDAVLSNKVRHTWLEMVRLITDIKAIDDYTLQVNLSEPYYPFLIEIAVTRPMRFISPNSMKNGETKDGVNAYIGTGPYVLTDHKKDQYAIFTANPTYWGNKPQIKKVTMKVIADNQSRLMALEKGEIDLIYGKNMVDADSYERFSKMDKFQTLMSKPVSSRIVLMNTTRPALSDIHVRQAIEHIISKKDISEGIFNNSEAPADTLMATNIPYANLGLKPYEYNPKLAEQLLDQAGWVKANGENYRQKDGKPFEITLYYDSNTASQKTIAQYMQDEFEQVGLKLNIHGEEEQGYRDRQKAGDFDMVFDISWGMPYDPQSFLSGMKLPVYGDYMAQQGLKDKPQIDASISKALISTDEQERQNLYRYVLQTLHDQAVYIPLTYERNRAIAVKSLKGIEFAPSQFDIPFEKMHY
- the opp1B gene encoding nickel/cobalt ABC transporter permease, whose translation is MLSYILKRLIMMIPILFGISFIAFLLINLAPSDPAEVALRLNEIMPTPDAIESMREELGLNKPFWNRYFTWLYNVFHLDFGRSFIHRDRLVWDEMLRSLVPTVVLAISSFIFTLIVSVILGVLCAIFANSVFDHIVRIIIFLGTAMPSYWLGLLFIWLFANYLDLLPTNGYGTWQNLILPTLTLSFVYISTYVRFIRNNMLENMHNYSVFYARSRGLKERSIILKHVLVNSLHTTITALGMTIPQLIAGSFVVEYIFSWPGLGRLCISAIMNRDYPVIQAYILIMAILFVVCNFIVDVVHQLLDPRLRDSGGIR
- the opp1C gene encoding nickel/cobalt ABC transporter permease encodes the protein MLKQLIKNKTALCCIVLITLIIILGILAPYIAPFDPNKVRIVRKYASMSGEHWLGCDHLGRDIFSRLLYGIRSTLFLSLLTMIITIVIGTVIGLISGYQRGKLDECIMRLCDVMLSFPSQVMILAIVGVLGVGIENVIIANIVVKWAWYSRMIRSSVIKHSRKNYILFSRAIGASNTFIIRRHLLPNIMSELVVLATLDTGWVILNISALSFIGLGVQAPTAEWGLMLSEAKNVMIQHPMQMVFPGIAILIVVAAFNMLGDCLRDILDPKDKSNES
- a CDS encoding ABC transporter ATP-binding protein, translated to MSHKLLEIKDLNVTLSNGKTLLDNLSFSIDHYQCMGIVGESGSGKSLTCKAIIGLLEPYFRVKGEVLFSPKQKNRHFSSSADLLKQRKEVLRNIRGNTISVILQHPMNAFDPLYCIGKQVVETLLAHRKMTKSEAINKTLCMIETIGLDNSKIIYNKYPHQLSGGMLQRIMIGIALMLEPELIIADEPTTALDSISQYHILKMFEQIKQQSKTAMIFISHDLGVIHHIADQIIVMKDGALVEQGTRDEIFYHAKNQYTQYLINARKQLVTKFNAAVKPKPLNVSLESI